A DNA window from Rhineura floridana isolate rRhiFlo1 chromosome 11, rRhiFlo1.hap2, whole genome shotgun sequence contains the following coding sequences:
- the LOC133368044 gene encoding mucin-3A-like, protein MNSVYENVPRYRDVAILSLRNGSIIVDHEVIIEAMINNNVNNIEAVVQNLTETVREQLVIMNSTMNNCTDNSTICFSAPTNPILNTTTHFSAEEFCRKIINPKYVDYYYPNTTTGTLRCISNCTKDTLSSINCNHGVCRISERGPQCNCDDIETFWYVDNHCQTRFQKGYVGFGLALAVLLVASAILAIFLIRAKRRKSGASWSDDAELWYGEDEEEWHPSKGLSFRNEGTTSRDGSQDRSKTFQLSLDSVDTSLQLQFQKPTVTTVDPSPETILKTSS, encoded by the exons ATGAACAGTGTTTATGAAAACGTCCCCAGATATCGTGATGTGGCGATCCTGAGCCTTCG GAATGGCAGCATCATTGTGGACCACGAAGTCATCATTGAAGCTATGATAAACAATAACGTGAACAACATTGAAGCAGTTGTCCAGAACTTGACAGAGACAGTGCGGGAGCAACTGGTTATCATGAATTCCACCATGAACAACTGTACAGACAACTCAA caatttgcttttcagcTCCAACTAACCCTATTCTGAACACAACCACACATTTTTCAGCTGAAG aattttgcagaaaaataattaatccTAAATATGTAGATTACTATTACCCCAATACGACAACAGGCACCCTGCGCTGTATCTCCAACTGCACCAAGGACACCTTAAGCTCCATAAACTGCAACCATGGAGTGTGTCGCATCTCTGAAAGAGGTCCCCAGTGCAA CTGCGATGATATAGAGACATTTTGGTACGTGGACAATCACTGCCAGACACGCTTCCAGAAGGGCTATGTTGGCTTTGGTCTTGCGCTGGCTGTCCTCTTGGTGGCCAGTGCCATCCTGGCCATCTTCCTCATCAGGGCCAAACGGAGGAAGTCTGGAGCTAG CTGGTCTGATGATGCTGAGCTCTGGTATGGGGAGGATGAGGAAGAGTGGCATCCCTCAAAGGGTCTGAGCTTCAGGAATGAAGGAACAACCTCCAGGGACG GAAGCCAAGACAGAAGCAAGACTTTCCAGCTTTCCCTTGACTCAGTTGACACCTCATTACAG TTGCAATTCCAGAAACCAACTGTGACTACAGTTGATCCCAGTCCGGAAACCATCCTGAAAACGTCCTCCTGA